TCTTCTTTTTGACTCTTATTTTATTAGGGAATGGTGCCTTGCATATATTGGCATTAAATTCATGCATGTTGTGTTAAaccaaatttgcatttttctaaaggagagagagagattaaggcTATTATTCCCcattaacaatatatttatacGGACATGTGCCTCTCATcttttaagacaaaaaatttcttgaaatttatagaaatttgaCATTACCTGTAAGAGTTATAAGTGAAAGTTTCTGTgtgtaaaaatgtttctttcatcaaattagcaagtgaaaacaaaacaaacgtcAATGCCATTGGGTCTAATTCAGTTAACTGTACCACTTTGAGTATGCCCTCTCTGCCTAGATTGTATACTTTCCATTTGTTCCACAGGATTGTTTCCTCTAGTCTTTTGCTATAAAACCTCTCTCTGACTGCTTTCTGTTTGATTTcgtctcattctctttttctgtcactCTTTTGTCTTCCATCACTGCTGCTTTATGATTCCCAGGAGAGTCCTAGCAGAGGTCACGTGAACCAGTGAACAGCGCTGTGGGGTCAGGAGAGTCAAGTGGCAGCACAGTGTGAGTCCAGGGCCATGGCTAGCCTTGGTGCGCGCTCCACCTGCAACAGCCACCCCAAAGGAAACCATGTTCAACTCCATTTTCATCTTGCAATACCTATGTGAGTCCTGCTTACCTACTGTCctactttctgaaagaaaaaccaagatcAGGGACATGCCTGGATATGGGGGTTCCAGTGTGGTCTGCCTCTGCCGTGTCATTTCTTCTCCTTAATCTTAGTGACACCTATAATTTCTGCCCAAGGACTCCCTCCATGATCTGGCTGCTGTTTAACTTCtatgccttctccctctccagtcaGGACTTCACTGTACTAGAGCCACCCCGCCTGCCTTCAAACATGCTCTCCCCTCTGGCTGAGAcgtccctctcctgctcctgtccctgACTAGGTCCTACTCAGCCTTTTCAGCAGGGAAACCAGCCCCTCAATGGagctaagttttctttttctcttattttctctcctctcccctcccttctcctcccctccttccctcccttccttcctttcttaagtaggctccaggcccagtgtcgagcccaactcggggcttaaactcatgaccctgatatcaagacctgagctgagatcaagagtcagatgcttaaccgactgagtcacccaggcatcctgggagCTGATTTCTTGATCCAGTTTAGGCCCTCATATAGGTTCCCCATAGCATCCTggttctccccgcccccccactccccaactTTCATCTGGaattatttgtttactgtctgtTTTGCCAGCTAGAACGTATACCTAAAGGTAAGGAtcctgattttttatttacttcagtgTCTGTTATTCTTAGCACATagttggcactcaataaatattggctgtGGGTGGTGGAAAGCAACTGAGCAGGGCATCTTAGGAAGCTTCCCCAGGTTGCTACCACCTTCACCCCGTTTGCCCCAACTGTAATGGGGTATGGAATATTACAGACATTTCTATTCATCACCAAAGTTTGCTTGGGGAGAGCACTGTGTTTGTTTAGAAGAAATACTGAAATAGTTAGCAGATATATGGTTAAGAATATGGATTTTGAAGATTGATTTCCGGGTTTTGAATCATAGCTCTGCCACTCAACGGCTGGAAAACGGGCAAATTacttctctaggcctcagtttctccatgtgTAAAATGGAGGTGAAAATAACAGCACCTACCTTAGAGGACTGTGGTGAGGATTATATGAACGAATACACAGAGGACTGAAGAATTACTGCATACAGAAACAGTAAGtgctgctgttattattactattagtagACGATGAGGGGTTTGGGGCGAGCGCAAGGAAACAAAGTTGATCACCAAATTTTGCTTGTCAGGAGAGTGGTCCTGTTCACTGTGGGCTTTCTGTTTTGTATGTTTGGGGAGAGCGGCTGAAGCCAAGCTGATTTACTGTGCCAATTAGAGATGAGATAATTTTGACAttggcaggagagggaggcaagagCCATTtgtacattcaacaaatatttaccgaaTGTCTATTCCGTGCTagacataaaggaaaataagagagtcACAGCTGTTACAGAGCCCCCCAAAAatcaagaaaggagagaggagctAGAGAGTCTGGGGGACTGTGAGGGCTGGGGGGTGGACCAGTTTCTGTCCATTGGGTGAGGCACAGCAGAGAAGGATGTTGAGAGAACAGAAATGCTAAGGCAGGATTTTAAAGCATCCGCTATAGGATGTGTCATGTAAATCCTCCCCGTCCCCCGCCGCCATCCCCTACAAAATCTTCCATGAAGTTTCCATTGCTCACTGGAGAGAGCTTGAAGAAGGAGAAGATAGCAGATTTCTGGGTTATAACTGTTAGGGGAAAGAAGCTATAGGCAGAAAAGCCCTTCCTTACTCTTGTGTGCTCCCAGTAAGGCAGCATTACAGTGCATGCAGTATTTAATGATTATAAATGATACCTCCCTGCATTGTATAATACAAGACGCTTTGCAATGAATGCTAATTAAACAGTACCAATAGCAATCATATAACTGAAAAGAAGAGGCATTATTCAAGACAGGAAACCTGGGACTTCGAGGGAAAAGGAGCCTCGGAGCTGGGAGTCACATATGACCACCAACCAGCCCCTCTGTGGTTCATTAGTCAAACTGCTGATTCCTCAGCAACTGTGACTTGTTATTTTATAAACCGCTGCTTAAGAGGATGCAGgctttctaaaacataaatatgcTAAGGTTTAGGTGTGGGGGAGAAAAGGGGTGCACTGTATGCTTATGGTTCCCATCCTTTTATGACTTCCCGTTTTTCACTTTCACCGTctcttttaagaatttaaagaacTGTATATAACAATCTAAAGGAAtaacaatttaaagaaatgtatatatttctttaaaacaacaatgtaaagaaatgtacatatttcttttaaaaagcagcagcCTAAGAAGTAATCAGTCatcaaactaaataaaacaaaactatcaaTTTGCCTGAATTTCCaagagtgaaataaataaagctcTGCTGGAATTTACCTACACAAATTGAGACTttccagggaggagagaaataaactagtcttttcttcttttttcttagatttgTTTACTGTGTAAACCCCGGGGTTTTTGCATCTTATAATGTGACTACTGATTAAAAAGATATACAGTTGTTTATTAATGTTCTCAAAGCATGATGCAAATTCACATCACCTTGGGTATATTTTGCCCCTAAAGCTATGAAGTAAATATGGAAGCATTTTGTAGTTAAGAAGGCCAAAATATGTTAATTCAAATAGTTGGCTTTGAATAGGATTTTCCTTTAAATCATTAATAGGAAAATGAAGAGAGCTTGGGTGGTCAAGCATGAAATGTAAATGagagtagttttcttttttgtctcatcCTTCCATGTTATTtgatgttaaaatttaaatttgataatGCAGAATATGACCTTATCATGAAATAATGCAGCTTATGCCCCAGATTTTTTGACAGCAGTATTGTAACTATGATTTTTAAGTACCATTTTCAAATGAGAAGTTCAGTGAAAAAATTAGACATTTTGAATTGGTGGAGTCAGAAAATGAGCTTCCCTGTCCTTTTATCTACAggaccatattttttttaatcaaaaactaAGATAGAGAGTGTTAGAGCAAAGCGGAGACAAACCTAGATCTCTTTAAATGGATGTAAAATTACCAGTGAAATCCCTGAAGGGCCAAATAATACAGGAAGCGTATACTTTTGCCCTCTTATTAAAATGaggaatatatttctttaaagccGAAAAGGGCTTCACAGACCTCTTTTCAGCTCTGGGTTTCTAATCAGCCTCAGAATGGCAACCATTCCCTATTGTCAGGCTGCTGGTGAGAAATGTAAAGGGGCCAGCCATAACCAAGAGCTCCAGAAAATCAAGGTGGACACCAGGCCTCACTTCTGCCATTCTGTTaccagaaagaaaatttcagaaagacgtcagtttaaaacacacacattttagcCAAGTTTTAAGTATAACTACCTCCTTAAATATAACTAACTGATCCTGTGATTATAAGCTTTTCAACGTAGGTGTTAGTGaaccatttttttcccattttttggacctaggggaaaaaaaagatctcagaGTGCAGTACAtttccatcaaaaaaaatgacttaatttaGTAGCATTAAAAAACTATGAAGTTTGTGCAGTTTTCATATGACCCACGATTTGGGCTGCTCTACAGCGATAACTAAATTCATGGCAAAGTGAAGAATGATAAAAGCTCATGCTAAAATATCCTGTCTAAAGTATGCTTTACTTTGGAAGGCATCAACAACAGCAATGCACAATTTGCCAGAAACGCATTTCTATACCAACAAAACTCTTGCTATTAGGGCATACCCTTGAGCAAGTATCACACTGCACTGAGCTCTTGAGAATATTCTGGAAGCATCACTGTGAGCCGCTGCTTCTTAgcaggggagagaaatgaaattcagcagcagcagcagcagcaacttTTGGAAGAAGAACGGTTTGCCTCTTAGGATGCTTTTCTCCTGGAATGGGTTTACGGAGAGCTCCGTACCTCTGGAGCTTTAAATTTCTGGGCCGTTGAATCTCACTCCGCCTCTTTTGAAGTTACAAAAATACCTTCTGTCTATGGTGTGGCAGGAATAGAAAGTTTGGAAAATTAAATGGGTATGACTTCAGATAACCCAGATGACATACCTGCAATAGCATTCCATGAAGAATTTATTCAACTCAATCCGTTGCATGTAGTTAAGACACACACAGTCTCCAAATTTTGCACTccaaaaaaggagggaaaatgcAAGGGTCCGGTGCAGCTCCCGGGACCTACTAAGAACCACTTTGTTACAAATGTATCCAAGTCCCCAGCACCAGAGACTTGTGGGGCGTCGCTCGTCCTCGCTGCACTCGCTCCGCAGCTTCCAGAGGTGGCGGTTGTGCTATGAAGGCAGACCCCGCCAAGCTGGCCGACAAGACGCTGCGTACCCCCAAGTGCTCGCGGTGCCGGAACCATGGTTTCCTGGTGCCGGTCAAGGGCCACGCGGGCAAGTGCCGCTGGAAGCAGTGCACCTGCGAGAAGTGCTACCTGATCAGTGAGCGCCAGAAGATTATGGCAGCGCAGAAGGTGCTCAAGAAGCAGGCCTCTGAGGAGGAGCAGGAGATGGCCCTCGGCACGCAGGGGCTGGAGCTGTTGTCCGGGGTTGCGGCCGCTGCCCCGGGCTCGAGCCTCCGCCAGCTGCTTCCGCTGGCCGTTTCGGGAGACCGGGAGCTAGGCCCGGAGTGCCGCGTGACCGCAGGCTTCCCTGAGAGGCCCCCGCGGGGCCCAAGCCCCGGCCCGAGCGCCTTCCAGCCAGTTTTGGGCAGCCGCGGCCAGGTGGGGCTGAGCGAGCCAGCCACCGTGGCCATGCCCAGTTCTGTGGGGCCCCAGCTCGGGGCGGAGGCCGCAGGCAAGGGCTATCCCGGCCGCTTGGAGCTGCGAAGGCCGCTGCGGACCGTGCCCAGCCCGGCGTTCACCGACTTCGGTAAGATTCCCGGGCCCCGCGTGGCCTCGCCCGGCCCCGCCCGTGATGCCTCTCCGGGTTGCAGCCTCCCCGTGCCCCGCGGTGGCGTCCCAGGCCACCCTGGATGGTGCCGGGATGGGCCCTTGGGACGGGGGTGGGTGGGGTAAATGCTTTCAGAGGTACTCTTGCTGTGGGGAACCGTTCTCTATTTGGGCTGGGGGCCATTttgcaaaaaggcaaaaaagagagCTGGAAAGGAATGGGTGGTTTTGGTGGCTTTTAACATTTAGCTTCTTGCCTTTCCgttttgggagaaagaaaatggccCCTAGTCGCCTTAGCTGTGGCTCCTCCTCCCGAAAGACGCCCTAGCAAGACGGCCCTACTGCACTTGCGCACTTCTTCCCGCCCTTTTCTTGGGCTGGTGGCGCCTCCTTCCCCACGCCCCTGTGGGCGGGCCTGCGCAACGATGACTGCGCCTGCGcactctttcccttcccctgctggaGGCTCCTCCCAGCCAACTTCCTTTGGAAGGGCCCTGGTCCAATGCGTCTGCGCACCACTTCGCGCCCCTTCccagggagtgggaaggaagcagTTCTCTGCGCTCCCCTGGAGAAGAGTTAGTCAAGTGATACAttgcctctttttcttcccctcccaccataTGCGTAAATTACATGGTTCCTTATGTCTTGGTGATTTTCAGTATTAAAAGTACAGTTTCAAGTCATATACATATTTGAGGCTCTTTTGGGGTGCCGacacgtgattttttttttttttttttgtggttttctctATGGCAGTATGGTAGAAAGAGCACAGGAGACTGGGAGACTGCTCGGTCACCTTAGGCAAGCCCCTTCCTTCCGTGGCAGTCTCTCCCCTCTGTGCTAAGGGGATTGGCCTGGATGCTCTCTGAAGGCCATTTCTGCCTTCTGGGACATTCTAGGGGAATTTAGGTTCCCAGGAAACTAGAGGGGGAAGACAGACCTGAAACAGCAATTCTAGAAGATACCTTTCTACAGACTCAGTGCCTTTCTCTGTTCCATCTCAACAGGGACTGAGCACCTGTGAGCCAACACTAGTGATGAAAAGGTGAAGGGGGACAAGTCACATTTGTTGCCTTCAAAGATCTTGTCCTTGTGGGAGGGAGAGTGCTGGTCAAGGAATTGTGCAAATCAATGTAGAGAGCTCTAATAATTGATGGTTTAGTTGTGGTCTGAGGGACGAGCAAGAACTGAGTACGGAGGACTTACTGAGGCACAGTGGGGTCAGGGGGGAAAAGCCTTCTAAActgagggaacagcatgtgcaaaggccttgAAGTTCATGAGAAAGGAGAAGCTGCTAGGTTACAGTGCTTGAGGAGGCTGGAGTGGAGGCAGGACCCAGGCCTCATGGGGCTTTATGGCTGTGCCAAGGACTTGTTCTAAGAGCAGTGGGACAAGGCTGAAGGGCTTAAAAAGCAGGGAGGATCAAAAGCATAATGGATGTGGGAGTTCTTTGTAAGTGGCTTTGAGTGTTGTACTGCTCCTTTGTACAGTGATGTGatgttcttttctctagctctGTGTGTTTTTAACACTTCCTTCTTTGCTTACCTTTTCAGGGCTTCCTCTGAGCATCAGCTCAGACTGTGTGGTGGGGTCCGAGTACCTGGAGAGAGAGCCTTCCAAGCTGTACCCCAGCTGCTCCAACATGCATTCCTACTGCCCATTCCCACTGGGCTACCAGGATGGATCCCCAACTCCAGGCATCCCCTTGCAGCGGGGCTTCCGGCATGTGTCCTGCAGCCACTTCCATGGAGGAGCCTTGGTAAGTCCCATCCCCATTCCTTTCCCGGTTCCTCCTTATCCCAGATGCCCTATTGCTCTTATGGATCCTCAGTCCCAGGAAGCAAACCCATGGGCCAGTCTGTGCCAGGCCGTGAGCACTGGTGGCACGGATACAGCATTGACCTTGTGCAGCGCGCACCTCTCAGAGTGCACACATGTAGGCAAGTCCATTCGCGTGTAACCAAGTTGGCCTGGCTGGCTGGGCTGTGGTGTGTGCTTTTCAGAGCTGGGGGATCAGACAAGAAGGAACGCAGACACATCTCAGATAAACCTGGGGGACAACCGCACAGTACCACCCACTGAGTGAGTGGCTGTCAGCCTGGACTCATGGCATGCTGGGGCCGGAAGGGTGCTTCCATTTTGCTGGGCACCAGGAGGGAAGTCTCACTGTCCTTGCACCACAGTCGAGGGCAGAGCCCGGAGCAGACATAGGTCCCCTGCCCAAAGTATGTGCCACTTGAGACTTCAGGCGGCTTTCTGGAGGAATTGAAGCTTAGTCATGAAAAGTAGGGAAACCTTCCCCCAAATACCTGTCACCTCAGGAAATACTCATTGAAAGAATGGAtgagctttaatttttttgtaagatCCCTGGTCCTTTACTAACTGCTGTGCTCTTTAAGCTTGGAGTTTTGAATACTGAGTAAGTAAGAGTCAGGCCGTCCCTGTTGTGTGAGGTGCAAGTCGGGGTGACCAGCTTTTGTGGTCTTGGTTACCAGCTCCTTCCAGACTAGAGTAGTTAAAAGCCCTTTCCCTTTTGGCAACCCTGAGGCCTGTCAGGACTTCAGGATAGTCAGAGGCCTGGGTAACCAGTCCTGACTCGGCCCCATCAGGCTGGACCTGTGGGGCAGGTCGGTTCTAATGCAGCTCACGTTCACGGAAACATAGACCACCATtacctttcctcccttcctcagagCTAAATGCCTAACTCTGGGTGTTAGAGAGATGTTTTTGTTGGGTGGAGTGAGGACAGAGCAGGCTTTTTTGTTTAATGGGGAAAGTGattgagaagaaaggaacatGTGACATTTACATACCGACTGAGAGTCTTAGCTGCAGAGCGGAGCCAGTGGGATGCCCCCCCAGGTGTGTCCACACAGGTCAGGCACACGGCGCTGGGTCCCCACTCTGGCTGCAGCCCAGCAGCATCTTTTCTGTCTGTTTTAGACATTGTAAAGTTTTACGTAAGTCATTTTCCATTGATTCAAGGGAAAAGAGTTTGAAAACTCTCCCAGGGTGCCTATTGATCCTTCTGTGAGCCATCAGGGTATACTGTGCCACCCCACTTGGAGTAGAGGAAGAAgactcagagaagctaagtatTTGTTCATGGTCACAGAActgggcagggagggccaggTATTCAAATTACGTAGCTGGTCAGTAACAGAGCAGTCACCCCAGCTCTGGAGCCCTGGAACTCCCCGAGGTATGTCtgtcaggcagaggcagagcaAACATGGCCCTTGACTCTCACCACCTCCCCTGCCATATCTGAACTCTGTGGGTGCTGGCCACCCCATTGCAGCCCAAGGAGAGCACAACGCCTCCAGCCTTCACACAAAGAGGGGGCTCTGGCCAAGTGGAGCACGCACCCACCGTCTGCTCACACAGAAGCTTGGATGGAGCCTGGCGTCCAGGGTAGAGCTCTGATTGACAGGCTTGCCAGACGGCCTTTGTTAAGAGTGTGATCTCAGTTGGTTTATCTGGGCCTGAGCTGCCACCGCAGGCCCCAGGCAGGAGCTGTGATCCAGGGAGAGACTTGGCTGAGTAGCTTGGAATTAAAGCACTAATaatcccccttcccacccc
This window of the Ailuropoda melanoleuca isolate Jingjing chromosome 2, ASM200744v2, whole genome shotgun sequence genome carries:
- the DMRTB1 gene encoding doublesex- and mab-3-related transcription factor B1 yields the protein MKADPAKLADKTLRTPKCSRCRNHGFLVPVKGHAGKCRWKQCTCEKCYLISERQKIMAAQKVLKKQASEEEQEMALGTQGLELLSGVAAAAPGSSLRQLLPLAVSGDRELGPECRVTAGFPERPPRGPSPGPSAFQPVLGSRGQVGLSEPATVAMPSSVGPQLGAEAAGKGYPGRLELRRPLRTVPSPAFTDFGLPLSISSDCVVGSEYLEREPSKLYPSCSNMHSYCPFPLGYQDGSPTPGIPLQRGFRHVSCSHFHGGALVPEPVGDFQPSYYPPPPPQPPQPQFLPPGFLSALHFLPPLPPPPPPASFSLTVLSDTDKEATDDQDQDAEVPEAPPREPSQPPSHEPSD